In Salvelinus alpinus chromosome 20, SLU_Salpinus.1, whole genome shotgun sequence, a genomic segment contains:
- the LOC139546868 gene encoding integrin alpha-6-like isoform X3, giving the protein MVLPIRYFPIHVALFCLLEWTHISAFNLDTLNVLRKDGEPGSLFGFSLAMHRQLIPSDKRILLIGAPRAKALANQRANITGGLYSCDITTESDDCDRIDFDNEEDVRVENKENQWMGVTVNSQGPGGKIVTCAHRYQRRLFVDTAQESRDITGRCYVLSQDLTIDTSSDEDGGNWKFCEGRARGHERFGSCQQGLAATFTKDYHYVVFGAPGAYNWKGIVRVEQKNNTLLEKGFYDDGPYEVGDENRLDPDLVPVPANSYLGILFMTSLFAANPDQFVYKSPSLQVSFERTLDVTTNTYLGFSLDSGFSITKGRGLTIVSGAPRANHCGAVVLLRKENEASARLSPEYILEGPGLASSFGYDVAVVDLNGDGWQDIVVGAPQFFMKEGDIGGAVYVYINQAGKWAKITPIRLNGTKDSMFGLAVENIGDINQDSYQDIAVGAPYADAGAGKVYIYHGSANGINTMPAQILEGKPNNIRLFGYSLAGNMDLDKNSYPDIAIGSLSDTVLVYRARPIISIKKDVKITPKEIDFTKKTCGNSICLTVEACFTYKANPASYSPKLTIRYAFEAEADRRKQGLISRVLFLNKSRTDQDFQSTGILDLRGQNKRACTKTKIRLQDNIRDKLRGIPIEVSVGILGTKRQKRQNALPQLVPILDNSQPSKVVTEVNFLKEGCGNDNICQSNLQLEYRFCSKEPNQEVFPPLQMQNGLPVISLSDQKDIALEVTVKNRNGDDAHEAKLVGMFPNALSFSGFRSQKTTRDKPVLCLANQNGSQTECELGNPFKTDSRVTFYIILSTAGISLNTTEIDIDLELQTTSTQENTGSVKARAKVVIEMLLSVAGVARPSQVYFGGDVKGESAIKTEEEIGSLIDYEFRIINLGKPLKSFGTASLNIQWPKENVDGKWLLYLVKISTTGLEEIPCSPETEINSLKHIQESSTSRKKREAGGKKSGGKISLLSDQRKHKILMCGNGYDSRCVVIKCPLLGLDSSAVISLRSRLWNATFLENYASLNYLDIIVKASISLDAPAKNMVLRNAETQVRVTVFPEKAVAQFGGVPWWIILVAVLAGILMLALLVFLLWKCGFFKRSKHDDSVPRYHAVRIKKEACQFKDGKAKLDSFEKKQWMTSWNENESYS; this is encoded by the exons ATGGTTCTCCCAATAAGATATTTTCCAATTCATGTGGCACTTTTTTGTTTGCTAGAATGGACTCATATATCAGCCTTCAACCTGGATACCTTGAATGTCCTGAGGAAAGACGGGGAACCCGGCAGTTTATTTGGATTCTCTCTAGCCATGCACCGGCAACTTATTCCTTCAGATAAGAGAAT ACTGTTGATTGGAGCACCAAGAGCCAAAGCTCTGGCCAACCAGAGAGCCAACATAACCGGAGGCCTGTACAGTTGTGACATCACCACAGAATCTGATGACTGTGATCGCATCGATTTTGACAATGAAG AGGATGTGAGAGTTGAGAACAAGGAGAACCAGTGGATGGGGGTGACAGTTAACAGCCAGGGCCCCGGAGGGAAGATTGTG ACCTGTGCTCATCGCTACCAGAGACGTCTGTTTGTGGACACTGCTCAGGAGTCCCGTGACATCACAGGCCGCTGCTACGTCCTGAGTCAGGACCTAACTATTGATACGTCCTCTGATGAAGACGGAGGGAACTGGAAGTTCTGTGAGGGACGTGCCAGAGGCCATGAGAGGTTTGGCTCATGCCAGCAGGGTCTGGCTGCCACGTTCACCAAGGACTACCATTACGTGGTGTTTGGAGCGCCTGGCGCCTACAACTGGAAAG GCATTGTACGTGTAGAGCAAAAGAACAACACTTTGTTGGAAAAGGGATTTTATGATGATGGGCCTTATGAAGTTGGAGATGAGAACCGCTTGGATCCTGACCTGGTGCCTGTGCCTGCTAACAGCTACCTAG GTATCCTGTTCATGACCAGTTTGTTTGCTGCCAACCCTGATCAGTTTGTGTATAAGTCACCTTCTCTGCAGGTCAGCTTTGAGAGAACTCTAGATGTGACGACCAATACTTACTTAG GATTTTCCCTTGATTCTGGCTTTAGCATCACCAAGGGGCGTGGCCTAACTATTGTGTCTGGAGCACCACGAGCCAATCACTGTGGGGCTGTGGTCCTGTTGCGAAAAGAGAATGAAGCGTCAGCAAGACTCTCCCCAGAGTACATTCTAGAAGGGCCTGGACTGGCATCGTCTTTTGGATATGATGTAGCTGTGGTCGACCTGAATGGAGATGG GTGGCAGGATATTGTAGTGGGAGCCCCTCAGTTCTTCATGAAAGAGGGAGACATTGGAGGAGCTGTTTATGTCTACATCAACCAGGCAGGAAAGTGGGCCAAGATCACCCCAATCCGCCTCAATGGAACCAAAGACTCAATGTTTGGGCTGGCAGTGGAGAACATCGGTGACATCAATCAGGACTCCTATCAAG ACATTGCCGTTGGAGCACCCTACGCTGATGCCGGGGCAGGAAAAGTGTACATTTACCATGGTTCTGCTAATGGAATCAACACCATGCCTGCACAG ATCCTTGAGGGAAAGCCCAACAACATCAGATTATTTGGATATTCTCTGGCTGGGAACATGGATTTAGATAAGAATTCCTATCCTGATATAGCCATTGGGTCGCTCTCAGATACAGTACTCGTTTACAG ggCAAGGCCAATTATTAGTATCAAGAAGGATGTCAAAATTACTCCGAAGGAAATTGACTTCACAAAGAAAACCTGTGGCAACAGTATCTG TTTGACCGTGGAAGCATGCTTCACCTATAAAGCAAACCCTGCATCCTACAGCCCAAAACTAA CTATCCGCTATGCATTTGAGGCTGAAGCAGATCGCAGGAAGCAAGGGCTGATCTCTAGGGTCCTGTTTCTGAACAAGTCTCGCACCGACCAGGACTTCCAGTCCACCGGAATTCTGGACCTCCGGGGACAAAACAAAAGAGCGTGTACCAAGACAAAAATCAGACTGCAG gATAACATTAGGGACAAGCTGCGTGGTATTCCCATTGAGGTGTCAGTGGGGATCCTGGGCACCAAGCGTCAGAAGAGGCAGAATGCTCTCCCACAGCTTGTGCCTATTCTTGACAACTCCCAGCCAAGCAAGGTCGTCACTGAG GTTAACTTCTTAAAGGAAGGATGTGGAAATGATAATATTTGCCAGAGTAATTTACAACTGGAGTACAGATTCTGTTCCAAAGAGCCCAACCAAGAGGTATTCCCTCCATTACAGAT GCAGAATGGGCTACCAGTGATCTCCCTCAGTGATCAGAAGGACATAGCTCTGGAGGTGACAGTGAAGAACAGAAATGGGGATGATGCCCATGAGGCTAAGCTGGTGGGGATGTTCCCTAACGCTCTCTCATTCTCCGGCTTTCGCTCTCAGAAAACTACG AGGGACAAACCGGTGCTTTGTTTAGCCAATCAGAATGGCTCCCAGACAGAGTGTGAACTGGGGAATCCGTTCAAAACAGATTCAAGG GTTACTTTCTACATAATCTTGAGCACTGCTGGTATCTCTCTCAATACCACAGAAATCGACATTGACCTTGAGCTTCAAAC GACCAGTACACAGGAAAACACGGGCAGTGTGAAAGCAAGGGCAAAAGTAGTGATTGAGATGTTACTTTCTGTTGCAGG AGTTGCGAGACCCTCCCAGGTGTATTTTGGGGGCGATGTGAAAGGAGAGAGTGCCATCAAGACAGAAGAGGAGATCGGCAGTTTGATCGATTATGAATTTAGG ATAATCAATTTGGGTAAGCCGTTGAAGTCCTTTGGCACAGCCTCGTTGAACATCCAGTGGCCCAAAGAGAATGTGGATGGGAAGTGGCTGTTATATCTGGTTAAGATCAGCACCACTGGCCTGGAAGAGATCCCCTGCTCCCCAGAAACTGAGATCAACTCTCTCAAACACATTCAG GAGTCTAGCACATCTAGGAAAAAGCGTGAAGCTGGAGGCAAAAAATCTGGAGGCAAAATCTCTTTGTTATCAGACCAAAGAAAGCACAAGATTTTG ATGTGTGGCAATGGCTATGACTCTAGATGTGTGGTGATCAAGTGCCCTCTACTGGGCTTGGACAGTAGTGCAGTGATTTCTCTAAGGTCCCGTCTGTGGAACGCTACCTTCCTTGAG AATTACGCGTCTTTGAACTATCTTGATATAATTGTGAAAGCTTCCATCAGCCTTGATGCTCCTGCAAAGAATATGGTTCTCAGGAATGCTGAGACTCAG GTGAGAGTCACAGTGTTTCCAGAGAAGGCAGTAGCCCAGTTTGGTGGAGTCCCATGGTGGATCATCCTTGTGGCTGTCCTGGCTGGTATTCTGATGTTGGCGTTGCTAGTGTTTCTGCTCTGGAAG TGTGGATTTTTCAAACGCTCAAAACATGATGACAGCGTTCCAAGATACCATGCCGTACGGATAAAGAAGGAGGCTTGTCAGTTTAAAGACGGAAAAGCCAAGCTGGATTCCTTTGAGAAAAAGCAGTGGATGACAAGCTGGAATGAGAACGAGAGCTACTCATGA
- the LOC139546868 gene encoding integrin alpha-6-like isoform X1 yields the protein MVLPIRYFPIHVALFCLLEWTHISAFNLDTLNVLRKDGEPGSLFGFSLAMHRQLIPSDKRILLIGAPRAKALANQRANITGGLYSCDITTESDDCDRIDFDNEEDVRVENKENQWMGVTVNSQGPGGKIVTCAHRYQRRLFVDTAQESRDITGRCYVLSQDLTIDTSSDEDGGNWKFCEGRARGHERFGSCQQGLAATFTKDYHYVVFGAPGAYNWKGIVRVEQKNNTLLEKGFYDDGPYEVGDENRLDPDLVPVPANSYLGFSLDSGFSITKGRGLTIVSGAPRANHCGAVVLLRKENEASARLSPEYILEGPGLASSFGYDVAVVDLNGDGWQDIVVGAPQFFMKEGDIGGAVYVYINQAGKWAKITPIRLNGTKDSMFGLAVENIGDINQDSYQDIAVGAPYADAGAGKVYIYHGSANGINTMPAQILEGKPNNIRLFGYSLAGNMDLDKNSYPDIAIGSLSDTVLVYRARPIISIKKDVKITPKEIDFTKKTCGNSICLTVEACFTYKANPASYSPKLTIRYAFEAEADRRKQGLISRVLFLNKSRTDQDFQSTGILDLRGQNKRACTKTKIRLQDNIRDKLRGIPIEVSVGILGTKRQKRQNALPQLVPILDNSQPSKVVTEVNFLKEGCGNDNICQSNLQLEYRFCSKEPNQEVFPPLQMQNGLPVISLSDQKDIALEVTVKNRNGDDAHEAKLVGMFPNALSFSGFRSQKTTRDKPVLCLANQNGSQTECELGNPFKTDSRVTFYIILSTAGISLNTTEIDIDLELQTTSTQENTGSVKARAKVVIEMLLSVAGVARPSQVYFGGDVKGESAIKTEEEIGSLIDYEFRIINLGKPLKSFGTASLNIQWPKENVDGKWLLYLVKISTTGLEEIPCSPETEINSLKHIQESSTSRKKREAGGKKSGGKISLLSDQRKHKILMCGNGYDSRCVVIKCPLLGLDSSAVISLRSRLWNATFLENYASLNYLDIIVKASISLDAPAKNMVLRNAETQVRVTVFPEKAVAQFGGVPWWIILVAVLAGILMLALLVFLLWKCGFFKRSKHDDSVPRYHAVRIKKEACQFKDGKAKLDSFEKKQWMTSWNENESYS from the exons ATGGTTCTCCCAATAAGATATTTTCCAATTCATGTGGCACTTTTTTGTTTGCTAGAATGGACTCATATATCAGCCTTCAACCTGGATACCTTGAATGTCCTGAGGAAAGACGGGGAACCCGGCAGTTTATTTGGATTCTCTCTAGCCATGCACCGGCAACTTATTCCTTCAGATAAGAGAAT ACTGTTGATTGGAGCACCAAGAGCCAAAGCTCTGGCCAACCAGAGAGCCAACATAACCGGAGGCCTGTACAGTTGTGACATCACCACAGAATCTGATGACTGTGATCGCATCGATTTTGACAATGAAG AGGATGTGAGAGTTGAGAACAAGGAGAACCAGTGGATGGGGGTGACAGTTAACAGCCAGGGCCCCGGAGGGAAGATTGTG ACCTGTGCTCATCGCTACCAGAGACGTCTGTTTGTGGACACTGCTCAGGAGTCCCGTGACATCACAGGCCGCTGCTACGTCCTGAGTCAGGACCTAACTATTGATACGTCCTCTGATGAAGACGGAGGGAACTGGAAGTTCTGTGAGGGACGTGCCAGAGGCCATGAGAGGTTTGGCTCATGCCAGCAGGGTCTGGCTGCCACGTTCACCAAGGACTACCATTACGTGGTGTTTGGAGCGCCTGGCGCCTACAACTGGAAAG GCATTGTACGTGTAGAGCAAAAGAACAACACTTTGTTGGAAAAGGGATTTTATGATGATGGGCCTTATGAAGTTGGAGATGAGAACCGCTTGGATCCTGACCTGGTGCCTGTGCCTGCTAACAGCTACCTAG GATTTTCCCTTGATTCTGGCTTTAGCATCACCAAGGGGCGTGGCCTAACTATTGTGTCTGGAGCACCACGAGCCAATCACTGTGGGGCTGTGGTCCTGTTGCGAAAAGAGAATGAAGCGTCAGCAAGACTCTCCCCAGAGTACATTCTAGAAGGGCCTGGACTGGCATCGTCTTTTGGATATGATGTAGCTGTGGTCGACCTGAATGGAGATGG GTGGCAGGATATTGTAGTGGGAGCCCCTCAGTTCTTCATGAAAGAGGGAGACATTGGAGGAGCTGTTTATGTCTACATCAACCAGGCAGGAAAGTGGGCCAAGATCACCCCAATCCGCCTCAATGGAACCAAAGACTCAATGTTTGGGCTGGCAGTGGAGAACATCGGTGACATCAATCAGGACTCCTATCAAG ACATTGCCGTTGGAGCACCCTACGCTGATGCCGGGGCAGGAAAAGTGTACATTTACCATGGTTCTGCTAATGGAATCAACACCATGCCTGCACAG ATCCTTGAGGGAAAGCCCAACAACATCAGATTATTTGGATATTCTCTGGCTGGGAACATGGATTTAGATAAGAATTCCTATCCTGATATAGCCATTGGGTCGCTCTCAGATACAGTACTCGTTTACAG ggCAAGGCCAATTATTAGTATCAAGAAGGATGTCAAAATTACTCCGAAGGAAATTGACTTCACAAAGAAAACCTGTGGCAACAGTATCTG TTTGACCGTGGAAGCATGCTTCACCTATAAAGCAAACCCTGCATCCTACAGCCCAAAACTAA CTATCCGCTATGCATTTGAGGCTGAAGCAGATCGCAGGAAGCAAGGGCTGATCTCTAGGGTCCTGTTTCTGAACAAGTCTCGCACCGACCAGGACTTCCAGTCCACCGGAATTCTGGACCTCCGGGGACAAAACAAAAGAGCGTGTACCAAGACAAAAATCAGACTGCAG gATAACATTAGGGACAAGCTGCGTGGTATTCCCATTGAGGTGTCAGTGGGGATCCTGGGCACCAAGCGTCAGAAGAGGCAGAATGCTCTCCCACAGCTTGTGCCTATTCTTGACAACTCCCAGCCAAGCAAGGTCGTCACTGAG GTTAACTTCTTAAAGGAAGGATGTGGAAATGATAATATTTGCCAGAGTAATTTACAACTGGAGTACAGATTCTGTTCCAAAGAGCCCAACCAAGAGGTATTCCCTCCATTACAGAT GCAGAATGGGCTACCAGTGATCTCCCTCAGTGATCAGAAGGACATAGCTCTGGAGGTGACAGTGAAGAACAGAAATGGGGATGATGCCCATGAGGCTAAGCTGGTGGGGATGTTCCCTAACGCTCTCTCATTCTCCGGCTTTCGCTCTCAGAAAACTACG AGGGACAAACCGGTGCTTTGTTTAGCCAATCAGAATGGCTCCCAGACAGAGTGTGAACTGGGGAATCCGTTCAAAACAGATTCAAGG GTTACTTTCTACATAATCTTGAGCACTGCTGGTATCTCTCTCAATACCACAGAAATCGACATTGACCTTGAGCTTCAAAC GACCAGTACACAGGAAAACACGGGCAGTGTGAAAGCAAGGGCAAAAGTAGTGATTGAGATGTTACTTTCTGTTGCAGG AGTTGCGAGACCCTCCCAGGTGTATTTTGGGGGCGATGTGAAAGGAGAGAGTGCCATCAAGACAGAAGAGGAGATCGGCAGTTTGATCGATTATGAATTTAGG ATAATCAATTTGGGTAAGCCGTTGAAGTCCTTTGGCACAGCCTCGTTGAACATCCAGTGGCCCAAAGAGAATGTGGATGGGAAGTGGCTGTTATATCTGGTTAAGATCAGCACCACTGGCCTGGAAGAGATCCCCTGCTCCCCAGAAACTGAGATCAACTCTCTCAAACACATTCAG GAGTCTAGCACATCTAGGAAAAAGCGTGAAGCTGGAGGCAAAAAATCTGGAGGCAAAATCTCTTTGTTATCAGACCAAAGAAAGCACAAGATTTTG ATGTGTGGCAATGGCTATGACTCTAGATGTGTGGTGATCAAGTGCCCTCTACTGGGCTTGGACAGTAGTGCAGTGATTTCTCTAAGGTCCCGTCTGTGGAACGCTACCTTCCTTGAG AATTACGCGTCTTTGAACTATCTTGATATAATTGTGAAAGCTTCCATCAGCCTTGATGCTCCTGCAAAGAATATGGTTCTCAGGAATGCTGAGACTCAG GTGAGAGTCACAGTGTTTCCAGAGAAGGCAGTAGCCCAGTTTGGTGGAGTCCCATGGTGGATCATCCTTGTGGCTGTCCTGGCTGGTATTCTGATGTTGGCGTTGCTAGTGTTTCTGCTCTGGAAG TGTGGATTTTTCAAACGCTCAAAACATGATGACAGCGTTCCAAGATACCATGCCGTACGGATAAAGAAGGAGGCTTGTCAGTTTAAAGACGGAAAAGCCAAGCTGGATTCCTTTGAGAAAAAGCAGTGGATGACAAGCTGGAATGAGAACGAGAGCTACTCATGA
- the LOC139546868 gene encoding integrin alpha-6-like isoform X2, which translates to MVLPIRYFPIHVALFCLLEWTHISAFNLDTLNVLRKDGEPGSLFGFSLAMHRQLIPSDKRILLIGAPRAKALANQRANITGGLYSCDITTESDDCDRIDFDNEEDVRVENKENQWMGVTVNSQGPGGKIVTCAHRYQRRLFVDTAQESRDITGRCYVLSQDLTIDTSSDEDGGNWKFCEGRARGHERFGSCQQGLAATFTKDYHYVVFGAPGAYNWKGIVRVEQKNNTLLEKGFYDDGPYEVGDENRLDPDLVPVPANSYLGFSLDSGFSITKGRGLTIVSGAPRANHCGAVVLLRKENEASARLSPEYILEGPGLASSFGYDVAVVDLNGDGWQDIVVGAPQFFMKEGDIGGAVYVYINQAGKWAKITPIRLNGTKDSMFGLAVENIGDINQDSYQDIAVGAPYADAGAGKVYIYHGSANGINTMPAQILEGKPNNIRLFGYSLAGNMDLDKNSYPDIAIGSLSDTVLVYRARPIISIKKDVKITPKEIDFTKKTCGNSICLTVEACFTYKANPASYSPKLTIRYAFEAEADRRKQGLISRVLFLNKSRTDQDFQSTGILDLRGQNKRACTKTKIRLQDNIRDKLRGIPIEVSVGILGTKRQKRQNALPQLVPILDNSQPSKVVTEVNFLKEGCGNDNICQSNLQLEYRFCSKEPNQEVFPPLQMQNGLPVISLSDQKDIALEVTVKNRNGDDAHEAKLVGMFPNALSFSGFRSQKTTRDKPVLCLANQNGSQTECELGNPFKTDSRVTFYIILSTAGISLNTTEIDIDLELQTTSTQENTGSVKARAKVVIEMLLSVAGVARPSQVYFGGDVKGESAIKTEEEIGSLIDYEFRIINLGKPLKSFGTASLNIQWPKENVDGKWLLYLVKISTTGLEEIPCSPETEINSLKHIQESSTSRKKREAGGKKSGGKISLLSDQRKHKILMCGNGYDSRCVVIKCPLLGLDSSAVISLRSRLWNATFLENYASLNYLDIIVKASISLDAPAKNMVLRNAETQVRVTVFPEKAVAQFGGVPWWIILVAVLAGILMLALLVFLLWKCGFFKRAPQYDAAYHKAQIHVQPSDKEELTTEA; encoded by the exons ATGGTTCTCCCAATAAGATATTTTCCAATTCATGTGGCACTTTTTTGTTTGCTAGAATGGACTCATATATCAGCCTTCAACCTGGATACCTTGAATGTCCTGAGGAAAGACGGGGAACCCGGCAGTTTATTTGGATTCTCTCTAGCCATGCACCGGCAACTTATTCCTTCAGATAAGAGAAT ACTGTTGATTGGAGCACCAAGAGCCAAAGCTCTGGCCAACCAGAGAGCCAACATAACCGGAGGCCTGTACAGTTGTGACATCACCACAGAATCTGATGACTGTGATCGCATCGATTTTGACAATGAAG AGGATGTGAGAGTTGAGAACAAGGAGAACCAGTGGATGGGGGTGACAGTTAACAGCCAGGGCCCCGGAGGGAAGATTGTG ACCTGTGCTCATCGCTACCAGAGACGTCTGTTTGTGGACACTGCTCAGGAGTCCCGTGACATCACAGGCCGCTGCTACGTCCTGAGTCAGGACCTAACTATTGATACGTCCTCTGATGAAGACGGAGGGAACTGGAAGTTCTGTGAGGGACGTGCCAGAGGCCATGAGAGGTTTGGCTCATGCCAGCAGGGTCTGGCTGCCACGTTCACCAAGGACTACCATTACGTGGTGTTTGGAGCGCCTGGCGCCTACAACTGGAAAG GCATTGTACGTGTAGAGCAAAAGAACAACACTTTGTTGGAAAAGGGATTTTATGATGATGGGCCTTATGAAGTTGGAGATGAGAACCGCTTGGATCCTGACCTGGTGCCTGTGCCTGCTAACAGCTACCTAG GATTTTCCCTTGATTCTGGCTTTAGCATCACCAAGGGGCGTGGCCTAACTATTGTGTCTGGAGCACCACGAGCCAATCACTGTGGGGCTGTGGTCCTGTTGCGAAAAGAGAATGAAGCGTCAGCAAGACTCTCCCCAGAGTACATTCTAGAAGGGCCTGGACTGGCATCGTCTTTTGGATATGATGTAGCTGTGGTCGACCTGAATGGAGATGG GTGGCAGGATATTGTAGTGGGAGCCCCTCAGTTCTTCATGAAAGAGGGAGACATTGGAGGAGCTGTTTATGTCTACATCAACCAGGCAGGAAAGTGGGCCAAGATCACCCCAATCCGCCTCAATGGAACCAAAGACTCAATGTTTGGGCTGGCAGTGGAGAACATCGGTGACATCAATCAGGACTCCTATCAAG ACATTGCCGTTGGAGCACCCTACGCTGATGCCGGGGCAGGAAAAGTGTACATTTACCATGGTTCTGCTAATGGAATCAACACCATGCCTGCACAG ATCCTTGAGGGAAAGCCCAACAACATCAGATTATTTGGATATTCTCTGGCTGGGAACATGGATTTAGATAAGAATTCCTATCCTGATATAGCCATTGGGTCGCTCTCAGATACAGTACTCGTTTACAG ggCAAGGCCAATTATTAGTATCAAGAAGGATGTCAAAATTACTCCGAAGGAAATTGACTTCACAAAGAAAACCTGTGGCAACAGTATCTG TTTGACCGTGGAAGCATGCTTCACCTATAAAGCAAACCCTGCATCCTACAGCCCAAAACTAA CTATCCGCTATGCATTTGAGGCTGAAGCAGATCGCAGGAAGCAAGGGCTGATCTCTAGGGTCCTGTTTCTGAACAAGTCTCGCACCGACCAGGACTTCCAGTCCACCGGAATTCTGGACCTCCGGGGACAAAACAAAAGAGCGTGTACCAAGACAAAAATCAGACTGCAG gATAACATTAGGGACAAGCTGCGTGGTATTCCCATTGAGGTGTCAGTGGGGATCCTGGGCACCAAGCGTCAGAAGAGGCAGAATGCTCTCCCACAGCTTGTGCCTATTCTTGACAACTCCCAGCCAAGCAAGGTCGTCACTGAG GTTAACTTCTTAAAGGAAGGATGTGGAAATGATAATATTTGCCAGAGTAATTTACAACTGGAGTACAGATTCTGTTCCAAAGAGCCCAACCAAGAGGTATTCCCTCCATTACAGAT GCAGAATGGGCTACCAGTGATCTCCCTCAGTGATCAGAAGGACATAGCTCTGGAGGTGACAGTGAAGAACAGAAATGGGGATGATGCCCATGAGGCTAAGCTGGTGGGGATGTTCCCTAACGCTCTCTCATTCTCCGGCTTTCGCTCTCAGAAAACTACG AGGGACAAACCGGTGCTTTGTTTAGCCAATCAGAATGGCTCCCAGACAGAGTGTGAACTGGGGAATCCGTTCAAAACAGATTCAAGG GTTACTTTCTACATAATCTTGAGCACTGCTGGTATCTCTCTCAATACCACAGAAATCGACATTGACCTTGAGCTTCAAAC GACCAGTACACAGGAAAACACGGGCAGTGTGAAAGCAAGGGCAAAAGTAGTGATTGAGATGTTACTTTCTGTTGCAGG AGTTGCGAGACCCTCCCAGGTGTATTTTGGGGGCGATGTGAAAGGAGAGAGTGCCATCAAGACAGAAGAGGAGATCGGCAGTTTGATCGATTATGAATTTAGG ATAATCAATTTGGGTAAGCCGTTGAAGTCCTTTGGCACAGCCTCGTTGAACATCCAGTGGCCCAAAGAGAATGTGGATGGGAAGTGGCTGTTATATCTGGTTAAGATCAGCACCACTGGCCTGGAAGAGATCCCCTGCTCCCCAGAAACTGAGATCAACTCTCTCAAACACATTCAG GAGTCTAGCACATCTAGGAAAAAGCGTGAAGCTGGAGGCAAAAAATCTGGAGGCAAAATCTCTTTGTTATCAGACCAAAGAAAGCACAAGATTTTG ATGTGTGGCAATGGCTATGACTCTAGATGTGTGGTGATCAAGTGCCCTCTACTGGGCTTGGACAGTAGTGCAGTGATTTCTCTAAGGTCCCGTCTGTGGAACGCTACCTTCCTTGAG AATTACGCGTCTTTGAACTATCTTGATATAATTGTGAAAGCTTCCATCAGCCTTGATGCTCCTGCAAAGAATATGGTTCTCAGGAATGCTGAGACTCAG GTGAGAGTCACAGTGTTTCCAGAGAAGGCAGTAGCCCAGTTTGGTGGAGTCCCATGGTGGATCATCCTTGTGGCTGTCCTGGCTGGTATTCTGATGTTGGCGTTGCTAGTGTTTCTGCTCTGGAAG TGTGGTTTCTTCAAGAGAGCCCCACAGTATGATGCAGCGTATCACAAGGCACAGATCCATGTTCAGCCCTCTGACAAAGAGGAACTCACTACTGAGGCATAG